Proteins co-encoded in one Macrobrachium rosenbergii isolate ZJJX-2024 chromosome 54, ASM4041242v1, whole genome shotgun sequence genomic window:
- the LOC136834647 gene encoding protein LIAT1-like — protein MKSESERGAARDARALLGVARDARALLGVAKDARALLGVARDAHALLGVARDARTLLGVARDARTLLGVARDARTLLGVARDARALLGVARNARAILGVARDARALLGVARDAHAILGVARDARTLLGVARDARTLLGVARDAHALLGVARNARAILGVARDARALLGVAKDARAILVLQKMHVPD, from the exons ATGAAGAGTGAAAGTGAACGTG GTGCTGCAAGAGATGCACGTGCCCTTTTAGGTGTTGCAAGAGATGCACGTGCCCTTTTAGGTGTTGCAAAAGATGCACGTGCCCTTTTAGGTGTTGCAAGAGATGCACATGCCCTTTTAGGTGTTGCAAGAGATGCACGTACCCTTTTAGGTGTTGCAAGAGATGCACGTACCCTTTTAGGTGTTGCAAGAGATGCACGTACCCTTTTAGGTGTTGCAAGAGATGCACGTGCCCTTTTAGGTGTTGCAAGAAATGCACGTGCCATTTTAGGTGTTGCAAGAGATGCACGTGCCCTTTTAGGTGTTGCAAGAGATGCACATGCCATTTTAGGTGTTGCAAGAGATGCACGTACCCTTTTAGGTGTTGCAAGAGATGCACGTACCCTTTTAGGTGTTGCAAGAGATGCACATGCCCTTTTAGGTGTTGCAAGAAATGCACGTGCCATTTTAGGTGTTGCAAGAGATGCACGTGCCCTTTTAGGTGTTGCAAAAGATGCACGTGCCATTTTAGTGTTGCAAAAGATGCACGTACCCGATTAG